Proteins from a single region of bacterium:
- a CDS encoding DUF444 family protein, which translates to MNLNIQVDHNRFRQIVKGRIKQNLKKYLTQGEMIGKKGKDFVRIPLPQIDIPHFRYGTKQTGGVGQGNGDKGTPLGGDSNDPTSGEAGNTEGQHTLEVDITLEELAQMLGEELELPRIEPKGKKTIDSMKDKYTGIRSTGPESLRHFKRTFKHALKRQIASGIYDPDNPIIVPVREDRRYRTWKEYHVPHSNAVIIYIMDVSGSMWEEQKEIVRIETFWIDTWLRSQYKGIESRYIIHDAVAREVDRETFFHTRESGGTMISSAYKLCREVIDKDYSPYDWNIYPFHFSDGDNWSREDSMECIELLQKEVLPKVNMFCYAQVESPYGSGQFLRDLNDHFEGSEQVITSQVANRDQIYESIKIFLGKGK; encoded by the coding sequence TTGAATCTCAATATTCAGGTCGACCATAACCGTTTTCGTCAGATCGTCAAAGGCCGGATCAAACAAAATCTGAAAAAATACCTAACGCAAGGTGAGATGATCGGAAAAAAAGGTAAAGATTTTGTACGAATTCCTCTGCCACAAATCGATATTCCGCATTTCCGGTACGGCACAAAACAGACCGGCGGAGTTGGCCAGGGAAATGGCGACAAAGGTACGCCACTGGGCGGCGATTCGAACGATCCGACATCGGGCGAAGCCGGAAACACTGAGGGTCAGCACACACTTGAAGTTGATATCACACTGGAAGAACTGGCGCAGATGCTCGGTGAAGAACTTGAGTTGCCACGGATTGAGCCGAAAGGAAAAAAAACTATCGACTCAATGAAGGATAAATATACAGGTATTCGCAGCACGGGCCCCGAAAGTTTACGCCACTTCAAACGTACTTTCAAACATGCCCTAAAACGGCAGATCGCCAGCGGTATTTACGATCCCGATAATCCTATCATCGTGCCGGTACGAGAAGACCGGCGTTACCGCACATGGAAGGAATACCACGTTCCGCATAGCAACGCCGTAATTATTTATATCATGGATGTCTCGGGAAGTATGTGGGAAGAACAAAAAGAAATTGTACGCATTGAAACGTTTTGGATCGATACTTGGCTTCGCAGTCAATATAAAGGCATAGAATCGCGCTATATCATTCACGACGCTGTTGCGAGAGAGGTCGACCGGGAAACGTTTTTCCATACGAGAGAAAGCGGCGGCACCATGATTTCCAGCGCGTACAAATTATGCCGCGAAGTGATCGATAAAGATTATTCGCCGTACGATTGGAATATTTATCCGTTCCATTTCTCGGATGGCGATAACTGGTCGCGTGAGGATTCAATGGAGTGTATTGAATTATTGCAGAAAGAAGTCCTGCCAAAGGTTAATATGTTTTGTTACGCACAGGTGGAAAGCCCGTACGGCAGCGGTCAGTTTCTACGTGATCTCAATGATCACTTTGAAGGCAGTGAGCAAGTCATTACCTCTCAAGTTGCCAATCGCGACCAGATTTATGAATCAATTAAGATATTTTTAGGAAAGGGTAAGTGA
- a CDS encoding ABC transporter permease: MGFLTILKIAYSALTRNKMRSALTMLGIVIGVGSIIAMTGVGAGAQQEIDNQTAAFGTNMVTIRPGGRTEGGIRLQKTNTLTPDDGEMILRECDLVTAQTPAIRLVTSVISAERSWGSQIFGVNTSFTRIRNWGFQSGTMFTDQDYRSGNKVCVLGTTVATNLFGQADPTGEIIRIQNVPFRVVGVLEPKGQLAGGQDQDDMIIIPYTTFLKRLTGKSDLDYLYVSVRTSQDMDAAIEQVRHILRGSHRIPAWGDDDFSIRTQDQINEVAKSISKTVSVLMIIVASISLVVGGIGIMNIMLVSVTERTREIGIRMAIGATEQDILMQFLVEAIVLSLMGGVIGLIIGILTAQAVEAFTQWTVSITGMSIIVSMSFSASVGIFFGFYPAKKAASLNPIEALRFE; this comes from the coding sequence ATGGGTTTTTTGACGATTTTAAAAATTGCTTACAGCGCGTTGACCCGCAATAAAATGAGATCGGCGCTAACGATGCTCGGTATCGTCATCGGCGTCGGTTCGATCATAGCGATGACGGGCGTTGGCGCGGGAGCACAACAGGAAATTGACAACCAGACGGCCGCATTTGGTACTAATATGGTGACGATCCGTCCCGGTGGACGAACGGAGGGAGGCATTCGTCTCCAAAAAACCAATACACTCACACCCGATGATGGTGAAATGATTTTACGGGAATGTGATCTTGTCACGGCGCAAACGCCGGCAATTCGCTTGGTTACCAGCGTGATATCGGCTGAACGAAGTTGGGGCAGCCAGATTTTCGGAGTGAATACGAGTTTTACTCGGATTCGTAACTGGGGATTCCAGTCAGGTACTATGTTTACTGATCAGGATTATCGTTCAGGCAATAAAGTATGTGTACTAGGAACGACGGTGGCCACTAATCTTTTCGGGCAAGCAGATCCAACGGGAGAAATTATTCGCATTCAAAATGTCCCGTTCAGGGTCGTCGGCGTACTAGAGCCTAAAGGACAACTAGCGGGAGGCCAGGATCAAGACGATATGATTATTATTCCTTACACGACTTTTTTGAAACGATTGACAGGCAAGTCTGATCTGGATTATTTATATGTATCCGTTCGAACTTCTCAGGACATGGATGCAGCTATCGAACAAGTTCGCCATATACTTAGAGGTTCGCACCGTATTCCGGCATGGGGCGATGACGACTTTTCGATTCGGACTCAGGATCAGATCAATGAAGTAGCCAAGTCTATTTCCAAAACCGTCTCTGTGTTAATGATCATTGTCGCGTCGATATCACTGGTGGTCGGCGGAATAGGAATCATGAACATCATGCTTGTTTCCGTAACGGAGCGTACGCGCGAGATCGGCATCCGCATGGCTATTGGCGCGACTGAACAGGACATTCTGATGCAATTTTTGGTTGAAGCAATTGTATTGAGTTTGATGGGTGGCGTTATCGGGTTGATCATTGGTATTCTGACGGCCCAGGCTGTCGAGGCCTTTACGCAATGGACGGTTTCAATCACGGGCATGTCGATTATTGTATCGATGTCGTTTTCGGCCAGCGTCGGAATATTTTTTGGATTCTATCCTGCAAAAAAAGCGGCATCACTTAATCCGATCGAAGCATTACGATTTGAATAA
- a CDS encoding TolC family protein, translated as MRSYVFLILLIITMPVRAQETAYTIQISDTLTLAECIRIALENQPALGTSQGAVITAESDYTQVQSLLFPQIQLEAGAYVTNTPLQSSNVIASSPIYDPKQGTKFIPNIRMTIKQPIYDFGRTAKSLESKDQLIKAAELSLASTEEDVVLNVHITYYNYIQAQQVVRINEERVTQSRKHVERAKGFFEVGKLPESEVSKAELEVASAELELINAKGQLRLAKVNLNSAMGITEVSDEPANYVTPLEVQYVPFTSNLKECIDIAMQSRKEVTAGEMRIKASKAALSAARSQYGPIITASGGVGPYIIQKDPADNLSKDKFKLGYNVGLNFAFPIFQGLSVRADIAEAQGNIRIATSQYNVLKQKIIQEVQERYFSVKYAEERYKASEKIVVQGEKNLQLAEGRFDTGIGSAIEVTDANLSLANARIDRTTALYQYQVELSKFKRTIGKIKETH; from the coding sequence ATGAGGTCATACGTTTTTCTTATTTTATTGATTATAACGATGCCTGTCAGAGCTCAGGAAACAGCTTATACTATACAAATTTCTGATACGCTGACTTTGGCTGAATGTATCCGGATTGCGCTTGAAAATCAGCCGGCGCTTGGCACATCCCAAGGAGCCGTCATCACGGCTGAATCGGATTACACACAGGTTCAGTCGTTGCTCTTTCCACAAATCCAATTGGAAGCAGGCGCTTATGTGACGAATACACCGTTGCAGTCGTCGAATGTTATTGCGTCAAGTCCTATCTACGATCCCAAACAAGGAACGAAATTTATTCCCAACATCCGCATGACCATCAAACAACCAATCTACGATTTTGGCCGTACAGCCAAATCGCTCGAATCGAAGGATCAATTGATCAAAGCAGCGGAGTTATCGTTGGCCTCGACCGAGGAAGACGTCGTGCTCAATGTTCATATAACGTATTACAATTACATCCAGGCACAACAAGTCGTTAGAATTAATGAGGAACGTGTTACGCAATCACGTAAGCATGTTGAGCGCGCCAAAGGATTTTTTGAAGTTGGAAAATTACCCGAATCAGAAGTATCGAAAGCTGAATTGGAAGTGGCCAGTGCCGAGTTGGAACTGATTAACGCGAAAGGCCAATTACGTTTGGCCAAAGTAAATCTGAACAGCGCTATGGGCATTACTGAAGTCAGCGATGAACCGGCCAATTACGTAACGCCTTTGGAAGTGCAATATGTACCGTTTACGAGCAATCTGAAAGAATGTATCGACATCGCCATGCAATCAAGGAAAGAAGTTACAGCCGGTGAAATGCGGATCAAGGCATCCAAGGCGGCCTTGAGCGCGGCGCGTAGTCAATACGGGCCGATCATTACAGCTTCAGGAGGCGTCGGACCCTATATCATTCAAAAAGATCCGGCTGACAATCTCAGCAAAGACAAATTCAAGCTCGGTTATAATGTTGGACTCAATTTTGCGTTTCCGATTTTTCAAGGACTCAGCGTCCGGGCCGATATTGCCGAAGCGCAGGGAAATATTCGTATCGCAACGTCGCAATATAATGTACTTAAACAAAAAATTATTCAGGAAGTTCAGGAAAGATATTTTAGCGTGAAATATGCCGAAGAAAGGTATAAAGCCAGCGAGAAAATTGTCGTTCAAGGCGAAAAAAATCTCCAACTTGCCGAAGGACGTTTCGATACCGGCATCGGTTCGGCCATTGAAGTGACGGATGCGAATTTATCGCTTGCTAATGCCCGTATTGACCGCACGACAGCATTATATCAATATCAGGTCGAACTATCGAAATTCAAAAGAACCATCGGAAAAATAAAAGAAACTCATTAA
- a CDS encoding ABC transporter ATP-binding protein: MIESNTIKTETVDYLGQEPLISVKNLKKIYRMGDIDVQALRGVSLEIRKGEFVAIMGASGSGKSTFMNILGCLDAPTSGDYILEGIPVARMTKNEKAKIRSQKIGFVFQGFNLLSRTSALENVELPMMYQGLASNLRRERSLEALKAVGLEKRFDHKPNELSGGQQQRVAIARALATHPSMILADEPTGNLDSKTSIEIMAIFQRLNDQGITIVLVTHENDIAQYARRNVVFRDGRIIKDMMVTARLNPEEEMKRVLATSIVDNA; this comes from the coding sequence ATGATTGAATCGAATACAATCAAAACTGAAACGGTAGATTACCTTGGGCAAGAGCCTCTCATTTCGGTGAAAAATCTTAAGAAAATCTATCGTATGGGTGACATCGACGTGCAGGCTCTTCGGGGTGTGTCGCTTGAAATTCGAAAAGGTGAATTTGTAGCGATCATGGGCGCTTCGGGTTCCGGAAAATCAACGTTTATGAATATTCTCGGTTGCCTTGATGCCCCAACATCGGGCGATTATATTCTCGAAGGCATTCCAGTCGCGCGTATGACCAAAAATGAAAAAGCGAAAATCCGCAGCCAAAAAATCGGATTTGTATTTCAGGGATTTAATTTATTATCACGCACGTCCGCGCTTGAAAATGTTGAGTTGCCAATGATGTATCAGGGGCTAGCTTCCAATTTGCGACGTGAACGTTCTCTGGAAGCGCTTAAAGCGGTTGGATTGGAAAAACGATTCGATCATAAACCTAACGAACTCTCAGGAGGACAACAGCAGCGTGTCGCGATTGCGCGAGCTTTAGCCACGCATCCGTCAATGATTCTGGCCGACGAGCCTACGGGTAATCTAGACAGTAAAACATCCATTGAGATCATGGCCATTTTTCAACGCCTGAATGATCAGGGAATTACGATAGTGCTGGTTACGCATGAAAACGATATTGCCCAATATGCCCGACGAAACGTAGTCTTCCGTGACGGCCGCATTATCAAGGACATGATGGTTACGGCCAGACTGAATCCGGAAGAAGAAATGAAACGTGTATTGGCGACATCGATAGTCGACAACGCCTAA
- a CDS encoding serine protein kinase, whose translation EYKKLQNNEFMEALRDRTVKIDIPYITKLSHEIKIYQKDYNPKKVRGKHIAPHTLEMAAMWAVLTRLEEPNKPNLTQVQKLKLFDGKSIPGFTEDNIKELRKSAKREGMDGISPRYIQDKISNCLVNDKLGSSINPFMVLKELEGGLKHHSLINNEEQRKRYRELLNVVKQEYEDIVKNEVQRAISADEEALKRLCANYIDNIKAYTQNERVKNKYTGEYEAPDERLMRSIEEKIEIPESRKDDFRREIMNYIGALAVDGKTFDYKTNERLNKALELKLFEDQKDSIKLTSLVSNVIDKETQEKIDIVKARLINNYGYDEVSATDVLQYVASIFARGDIKSQK comes from the coding sequence CCGAATATAAAAAACTCCAGAACAATGAATTTATGGAAGCGTTGAGGGATCGTACTGTCAAAATTGACATTCCGTACATCACCAAATTATCTCATGAAATCAAGATCTATCAGAAAGATTACAATCCTAAAAAAGTTCGAGGTAAACACATTGCACCGCATACGCTTGAAATGGCCGCCATGTGGGCGGTACTCACACGGCTTGAGGAACCGAATAAACCGAATTTGACCCAAGTTCAGAAATTGAAATTGTTCGACGGTAAATCGATTCCAGGATTTACCGAAGACAATATCAAAGAATTGCGTAAATCGGCTAAACGCGAAGGTATGGACGGCATCAGCCCGCGCTACATTCAGGATAAAATTTCGAATTGTCTCGTCAATGATAAACTCGGAAGTTCCATCAATCCGTTCATGGTACTTAAAGAACTTGAAGGCGGATTAAAGCACCACTCGCTGATCAATAATGAAGAGCAACGTAAACGGTACCGTGAATTACTCAATGTCGTGAAACAAGAATACGAAGATATTGTGAAAAACGAAGTGCAGCGAGCGATTTCCGCCGACGAGGAAGCGCTCAAACGCCTCTGCGCCAATTACATCGACAATATTAAAGCCTATACGCAAAATGAACGGGTTAAAAATAAATACACAGGCGAATACGAAGCGCCCGATGAGCGGCTTATGCGTTCCATTGAAGAAAAAATAGAAATTCCCGAAAGCCGTAAAGACGATTTTCGCCGCGAGATCATGAATTACATCGGCGCCCTGGCTGTTGACGGGAAAACATTCGATTACAAAACCAATGAGCGGCTCAATAAAGCGCTCGAACTCAAGCTCTTCGAAGATCAGAAAGATAGCATCAAGCTGACCAGCCTCGTTAGTAACGTCATCGATAAAGAGACGCAGGAGAAAATCGATATTGTCAAAGCGCGGCTGATTAATAATTACGGATACGACGAGGTCAGCGCCACCGATGTGCTGCAATATGTTGCCAGTATTTTTGCACGCGGCGATATCAAATCGCAGAAGTAA
- a CDS encoding efflux RND transporter periplasmic adaptor subunit, translating to MNKRKMIIISSLAAGLILAGAIYFNNSGTPLHYKIESVQRGDISVIITATGKVNPVTRVQVGTQISGTISKIYADFNQKVKQGQVIAQIDPTFLKAQLLEAEANLEKANAQVAQSKKTLERATELFDRKLISQAEKDEAQTNYEFSLSQQKQTLAAYNRAQVSLQYTNIVSPIDGVIISRNVDVGQTVAASLQAPILFLIANDLSKIQVEATIDEVDIGKVKVGQDVTFYVDAYPDETFNGKISQVRLQPIITQNVVSYEVIIDVANEDNKLLPGMTANISIIVDAKKDIVKVPNMALRYQPALTQEQFSKFIKQYGTKFDLKNSTMVWTLDESEELMPLFLDAGITDGQFTEVKSGDVKEKAGVITGVSSSATSSGAVRSFVPSK from the coding sequence ATGAACAAAAGGAAAATGATAATTATCAGTTCGCTTGCAGCGGGGCTGATATTGGCCGGAGCGATCTACTTCAATAATTCAGGAACGCCGCTCCATTACAAAATAGAATCGGTGCAACGCGGTGATATTTCAGTCATCATTACAGCTACGGGCAAAGTCAATCCTGTCACACGTGTACAGGTTGGTACGCAAATTTCAGGAACGATTTCCAAGATCTACGCCGATTTTAATCAAAAAGTCAAACAAGGGCAGGTGATTGCTCAAATCGATCCGACGTTTTTAAAAGCGCAATTGCTGGAAGCGGAAGCGAATCTTGAGAAAGCGAACGCTCAAGTGGCACAATCCAAAAAAACATTGGAGCGAGCAACGGAATTGTTTGACCGGAAATTAATTTCGCAAGCGGAAAAAGATGAAGCGCAAACCAATTACGAGTTTTCGTTATCGCAACAAAAGCAGACGCTCGCGGCGTACAACCGCGCGCAGGTCTCGCTTCAGTACACCAATATCGTTTCGCCTATCGACGGCGTAATTATTTCCCGTAATGTCGACGTAGGCCAAACAGTAGCAGCGAGTTTGCAGGCTCCGATTTTATTTCTGATTGCTAACGATTTGTCGAAAATCCAAGTGGAGGCTACTATCGATGAAGTTGACATCGGCAAAGTGAAAGTCGGCCAAGATGTAACATTTTACGTCGACGCGTACCCGGATGAAACTTTCAATGGGAAAATTTCACAGGTTCGCCTCCAACCAATCATTACACAAAATGTTGTGAGTTATGAAGTGATCATTGACGTGGCCAATGAAGACAATAAATTGCTCCCAGGGATGACCGCCAATATTTCCATTATCGTCGATGCAAAAAAAGATATCGTCAAAGTCCCGAATATGGCGCTTCGTTACCAACCAGCTTTAACGCAAGAGCAATTTTCAAAATTCATCAAACAATATGGAACCAAGTTTGATTTGAAAAATAGCACGATGGTATGGACTTTGGATGAAAGTGAAGAACTTATGCCGCTTTTTCTTGACGCCGGCATTACCGACGGACAATTCACTGAGGTCAAATCCGGAGACGTCAAAGAAAAAGCGGGCGTTATAACCGGGGTCAGCAGCAGCGCAACGAGTTCAGGCGCTGTACGCAGTTTTGTGCCATCGAAATAA
- a CDS encoding TatD family hydrolase: MFFDTHAHLDYDLFDADREEMIRRAFEGGVSRVVTIGTDVDSAQRAIRLAENYPNVYAAVGLHPTDARKFDDAMIDVFRQMALYKKIVAIGEIGLDYYWKETPQEIQHHVFRKMIRLAEDLDKPIVIHNREASDDVIRILQEERSSRLRGIMHCFSGDEKLLEASLDLNFFISFAGNLTYKKSALPEIVKKVPADRLLIETDAPFLTPVPYRGKRNEPAYVRYTAEKLAEILGKNIDDIARITSENAAKIFQLSDSIL; the protein is encoded by the coding sequence GTGTTCTTTGATACGCACGCGCATCTGGATTATGATCTTTTCGATGCAGATCGTGAAGAGATGATTCGCCGGGCTTTTGAAGGTGGCGTCAGCCGTGTCGTTACGATCGGTACCGATGTGGATTCAGCACAACGGGCCATTCGATTGGCTGAAAATTATCCTAATGTGTATGCCGCAGTGGGACTTCATCCAACCGATGCCCGGAAATTTGATGACGCCATGATCGATGTTTTTCGGCAAATGGCGTTATACAAAAAAATAGTCGCAATTGGAGAAATCGGTCTGGATTATTATTGGAAGGAAACTCCGCAGGAAATTCAGCATCATGTGTTCAGAAAAATGATACGGCTTGCTGAGGATTTGGATAAACCTATTGTCATTCATAATCGCGAGGCCAGCGATGACGTTATCCGCATTTTGCAAGAGGAGCGTTCTTCCAGACTACGAGGAATCATGCACTGTTTTTCCGGCGATGAGAAGTTGCTGGAAGCGTCTCTGGATTTAAATTTTTTTATTTCTTTTGCCGGTAATCTTACGTATAAAAAATCGGCGCTTCCTGAAATTGTTAAAAAAGTTCCGGCGGATCGCTTGTTGATTGAAACGGATGCGCCGTTTTTGACGCCGGTTCCTTATCGGGGAAAACGAAATGAACCGGCGTACGTCCGGTACACGGCAGAAAAATTGGCAGAAATTCTTGGAAAAAATATTGATGATATTGCGCGAATTACATCGGAAAATGCGGCTAAAATTTTTCAACTTTCAGATTCAATACTGTGA